One Halalkalicoccus sp. NIPERK01 DNA segment encodes these proteins:
- a CDS encoding DoxX family protein, protein MSDAREHRNVFRSTIAGTTVEGRAHSLSAWFVLALRLVIGFAFLYSGVEKVLGDFAAEGYLVGVAGVNGNPLEGLFLWMGQTPWFVEFVNIAVPWGEVAIGLGIIVGFLTRLAAFFGALMMLMFYFGNWDLAHGPINSDFMYMLVFLSVAAFGAGRILGLDAYVEQYEVGGQPLLERHPWLEYVLR, encoded by the coding sequence ATGAGCGACGCTCGAGAGCATCGGAACGTGTTTCGTTCGACGATCGCCGGCACTACCGTCGAAGGGCGGGCCCACTCACTCAGTGCGTGGTTCGTCCTCGCATTACGCCTCGTTATCGGCTTCGCGTTCCTCTATTCCGGTGTCGAGAAGGTCCTGGGTGATTTCGCCGCAGAAGGATACTTGGTAGGCGTAGCCGGGGTGAACGGGAATCCACTCGAAGGGCTCTTCCTCTGGATGGGGCAGACCCCCTGGTTCGTCGAGTTCGTCAACATCGCCGTTCCGTGGGGCGAGGTCGCGATCGGACTCGGCATCATCGTCGGGTTTCTCACCCGCTTGGCAGCGTTCTTCGGTGCACTGATGATGCTGATGTTTTACTTCGGGAACTGGGATCTGGCCCACGGACCGATCAACAGCGATTTCATGTACATGCTCGTGTTCCTCTCGGTCGCCGCATTCGGTGCCGGCCGGATCCTCGGACTCGACGCCTACGTCGAACAGTACGAGGTCGGTGGGCAACCACTCCTCGAGAGGCACCCCTGGCTGGAGTACGTCCTCAGGTGA